Genomic window (Candidatus Nitrosocosmicus franklandus):
GATCTCTTTCTATTGCAATGGTAATGGTTATTACTGCGGCTGTACTAATTGCTGCACCAATATCTGTAGCTAATGCACAATCTGCAGGAAGTTCACAAAAGACATTAAGGATCGGATATTTTCCAAATATCACACATTCACAAGCGGTTATTGGACTAAATAACGGCGATTTTCAAGAAATTCTAGGAGACAATGTCACTGTTGAAACATTTAGATTTAATGCAGGTCCTTCAGCAATAGAATCTTTACTTGCAGGTAGAATCGATGTTACCTACATTGGTCCTAATCCAGCTATCAACGGATACCTTCTTTCAAATGGCGAGGATGTAAGAGTAATAGCCGGATCTTCTAGTGGCGGTGCATCCTTTGTCGTAAGAAATGACTCTGGAATAGAATCAGTTAATGATCTAGGGGGGAAAAAGTTTGCAACACCACAATTAGGTAATACACAGGATGTGGCTTTGAGAAAATACTTGGTAGATAGTGGTTATAATACCATTGATAATGGAGGAAACGTAACTGTCCTTCCGATAGCCAATGCAGACATCTTAACCGTTTTTCTAAAAGGGGAAATCGATGGTGCATGGGTTCCTGAGCCATGGGCAACTAGATTAATCCAAGAAGCTGGAGGGAAAGTATTATTAGACGAAAGAGATTTGTGGCCCGACGGTAAGTTTGTTACTGGCAACATAATTGTCAGAACAGATTACTTGAGAGATAATCCCGACGTAATCAAAAGGTTACTTGAAGCTCATGTGGATGAGACATTGTGGATAAATAACAACACAGAGGAGGCTGCTCGAGAATTTAACACTCAGCTTCAAAAATTAACGGGCCAACAGATTGATCCCCAAGTACTTGCCAATGCCTACTCAAAATTGGATATAACTTACGATCCATTAAAGTTAACACTATACAAGAGTGCCAATGATGCGTATGACCTTGGATTTATTGAAAAAGGAAAGGAAAGACCCAATCTTTCAGGAATATACGATACGACAATACTAAATGAAGTACTAGCTGAGAAGGGACTTGCTCTAATAGATGGACAAACAGCATCAACTACACCAGAAACTTCATCGTCAAGCAACGGGACATCATCTGGAGATGCAATAGCAGATATAGTCGCATAATCTACCCTTATTTTTTTAATCTGATTTACAACTTTTGTTTAAAACTATTATATACAAATTAGACAGGTGAAAAATACAGAATCGCCAAGGTTTAGGAATCATGGTTTAAGAGGGGGTTTAAGAGGGGCCATATCTAAATTGAACGAGAAAGTTTCTTCTTTATAAAGCAAAAATATCACAAATTCGTTGAATTAGAAGATTGATCACCAGAGGCTTTAATATCATCGGATGTAGATGAAGAATTTCGCAATACTTCAATGTCCAAGATTTCAGTCTCTAAGGTTTCGGTCTCCAAATTTGGAGCCTTGGAAGAGTCCTCTTGATCTTGTGATTCCGATTTATCATCTTCACGGTTAATTTCTTCAAGTGTTCCATCGAAATCTCTACTCAGCGAACTGAATATCCCTTCGCTATTTTGATCAGTAACTTCATAAGCTATTATAAGGGGACAAATTGAGAGCAAATTTAATGTTGAAATGAAAATGAGGGAACCAAATAGAACCGTAAATACACCATATATTGGAAATCCATTTCTTGCCAATTATAGTTGACAATTTATACTAATAGAATTCAAGATATATTTGTTAAGAAGAATTCATTAGTAAGAATCGTATCTATTTATTCACTGTAACAACTTTTGATTCAAAAAAATTATAATTGATTAAATTGCAGTCATCCTGTGAAGATATTTTTTGGTTTATTGTGCTTCATAGTATTATTAACAATTCTAACCTCATTTCCAGTTCAAGATTTATCCGTATTTCTTAATTATCAACAGCTTTATAGACCATTTTTAGATGACACCATCAGTAGTAGTAGGAGTAGTAGCAGCAATATTAACCCCACATGGTTTACAATTGGCTCCGCTTTTGGTCAAGAATCTGGAAGAAACTTTGTTGCTGGGTTCTATACGGGTAGTTATCCTATTGGTGTTGCAATTAATCCCCTGACAGACAAGGTTTATGTTGCAAACCAGTACTCAAATACTGTTTCAGTATATGATGCAAAAACTGACAAGTTAATCAAGACAATTCCTGCAGGTACCTTTCCGTATGGTGTCGATGCAAATCCATACAATAATAGGATCTATGTAACCAATAGGGGTTCAGATGATTTAACCGTAATAGACGGTGCTACTGATTCGGTTATTGATAATATTGCAGTTGGCAAATCACCTGTTCAAGTAACAGTAGACCAGGCAAGCAGTTGGGTATATGTTACCAACATCGATTCTAATTCTGTTTCGGTGATTGACGGAATTACAAACGTAGTAAAAAGCACGATTAATGGTATAGACACCCCATATGGGATAGGCGTTAATCCACTATCCAACAAGATTTACGTTTCAAATATTGCAAATTCGAACTTAACTGTCATTGATAAAGACAACTATGACTTTATCAAAAATATCGAGGTGCAAAAAGCTCCCGTTGGGATAGACATAAACGAAGAAAGGAACCTCATATACGTTGCTAATTACGGATCTGACTCAGTTTCAGTAATAAACGGTAGTGACGACAAGGTTATTTCCACATTACCTGTTGGAAAATCTCCTGTAGGATTGAAGGAAAATCCAATACTAGACAAACTATACGTTAGTAACATAGATTCTAATACTGTGAGTGTAATCAATGAATCAAATTTTGAGAAAGCCAAAGAGATTAAAGTAAACCCTTCTTCAATAATTGAAAGAGAAGTATATCCATATGCAATTCCCACAAACATCAAGTTTCCATTGATAGCTAGCTTTGTTGCAACAAACCCATTGACTAATTTTACATATGTTACCAACACTGCATCTAATACCATTTCTCTGATTAATGGGAAGAATGATGAAAGCATAGTTAGAATAGGCTTTAAAACACAGCCAGAGAATTCAGGATTCATAGAATGCAACGGGGTAAAAAACCTAAATCAGAATTCAACCATCATATCAACAAATAGTGAAGCAACATGCAACGCGATTCCAGAGAGAGGCTATTTGTTTGATTCATGGTCTGGACTAGTATACAGTACGTCTAACCCTCTAAAATTCAATGCTTCTGAATATGGAAACATAATTGCTAATTTTAGGCCAACATTATCGACGGAACAGTACATTTTTTTGATAGGAGGTATTACAGGAATGTCATCTGTACTATTGACCTGGTTTTTTAAGGGAGGACAACGCAGAAAATTCAACAAGTTTATCCAGATAACAAACAAGGCAATAGAGGATGCCGACGTAGGCGACAAAAAAGAAAGTATAATCAAGTTAGAAAATCTCAGGAGAGACATCTTTAATACGTACAGACGAGGTTCTCTAACAGATTTTCAGTTTGATTTTCTTGATAAACGTTTGATAAATTACATAAATAAGATAAGTAATCTGTAGACAGTTACGTGTTCAGTGTGACTATCTACAGAATGACCCATTGAAGAATGCTCCAAATTGTGGTTGCTTGCTTTATCATCCCTCGATTTTGATAAAATACACCGACTGGCTAGCTCCTTTGAACCTTTTTCTTTTAAAGGCACAGAACTTACTAGACCTCAAGCATTATCATAGTGACTCCTTTAAGATGATAAAAAAGCATGGTACTCTGATATTAAAATCAAGTCATGAGGTTTGAGGGCTCTGTTCAGTTAACGATAAGCCTATAGCTTGAAAGCATTCCATTTCTTTTATGCTTACTAGAAACAGAACGCCTTCAAAGTATGTATATTATGGGTTGCATTTGTACTTTTCAGGCCTATCCTTAAGGAAAGCCTCGGAAAGATTATCTCAGATATACAAGAGAAATCACGTTTCCATCTGGAATTGGATTCAAAAGTACAAGCCTCAAAAGCTAAGTCAACTAGAAGAAGAGTTCTAGAGTATATAATAGATGAGACCATGTTGAATGTGGGATCAGAGTTTGTCTGGCTCTGGGTTGCAACTGAACCAGACAGAAAACAGGCAAATTCTCGCACTGTCTATCTCTAAAGAAAGAAACATGTTTGTAGCTGAAAGATTCATTTCAGGTTTAGTCAAGATTCATGGAATTCATCCAGTTTCGACTGATGATAGAGGTACTTGGTATCCAATGGCCTGTAGATTCTTAAATCTCGATCATCACATTCATTCCTCTCTTGAGAAAAGTCTGATTGAAAGAAAGATGCAATACATAAAGGATAGAACCGAAAGTTTCGATGACTACTTTCCTTGTAGAATAAAGAACTGCAAGTTAAAGCATGTACGGAATTGGCTGCGGCTCTTTGTAGACTATCATAACAATGAAATAAAACATATTAAGTGAACAGAGCCGGTTTGAGGTAAAAACGATTTTAAATGGCCTATGTGCGATTAAATGATATACTCATGTTTAACAATGATCAATTAAAGGAGCTTGTAAAAAAGGCAAGAGAGGCCACTCCAAAAAGAAATTTTGCTCAATCAGCTGAATTAACTCTGGTACTTAAAGATATTGATGTAAAGAAAGGCTTTAACGTCAACGAGATAGTTGTTTTACCCAACCCAACGAAAGAAGGATCTTCACTTTGTATGCTTGCAACCGGAGACATGGGTTTACGTGCAAAGAAAGCAGGAGTTGATCAGGTAATGGAACCTGATACTCTCGATAGAATTGGGACAAATAAAAGAGAAGCTAGAAAAGTCGTTCGTTCTTATGACTTTTTTCTAGCAGATGCCACTTTAATGGCATCAGTTGGTCGTTCGTTAGGTCAATTTTTAGGTCCAAAAGGTAAAATGCCTACTCCCGTTCCCTATGGAGCACCTATTGAAAATATTGCTTCAAGGCTTCGATCTTCTACAAGAATACGATCCAAAAATCAACTAAACATGTCAACCAAAATAGGCGACGAATCGATGACTGATGAGCAACTAGCTGCAAATGCAAGCGCCGTCATTGCTTCAGTTGAAAAAAAACTCCCTCAAGGAGAGAAGAACTTTAGAAATGCCATCATTAAATTCACCATGGGTAAAGCAATAAAAGCAAGTGCCCTTGGCAAATAATCTGTAGGGATAATTTAAATGAGTCAAACAGCGGTAGTAAACAAATTAGCAAGGACTTCTTACCCTGAAAGAAAAGTCCATCTTTACAATACTTTGCAGGAATTGGCAAAATCATATAATGTTATAGCTCTTTCCAGGATGACCAAGGTAAGATCTGCTCA
Coding sequences:
- a CDS encoding 50S ribosomal protein L1; protein product: MAYVRLNDILMFNNDQLKELVKKAREATPKRNFAQSAELTLVLKDIDVKKGFNVNEIVVLPNPTKEGSSLCMLATGDMGLRAKKAGVDQVMEPDTLDRIGTNKREARKVVRSYDFFLADATLMASVGRSLGQFLGPKGKMPTPVPYGAPIENIASRLRSSTRIRSKNQLNMSTKIGDESMTDEQLAANASAVIASVEKKLPQGEKNFRNAIIKFTMGKAIKASALGK
- a CDS encoding ABC transporter substrate-binding protein gives rise to the protein MNKLIKKPLFNGPRDHNQKKRSLSIAMVMVITAAVLIAAPISVANAQSAGSSQKTLRIGYFPNITHSQAVIGLNNGDFQEILGDNVTVETFRFNAGPSAIESLLAGRIDVTYIGPNPAINGYLLSNGEDVRVIAGSSSGGASFVVRNDSGIESVNDLGGKKFATPQLGNTQDVALRKYLVDSGYNTIDNGGNVTVLPIANADILTVFLKGEIDGAWVPEPWATRLIQEAGGKVLLDERDLWPDGKFVTGNIIVRTDYLRDNPDVIKRLLEAHVDETLWINNNTEEAAREFNTQLQKLTGQQIDPQVLANAYSKLDITYDPLKLTLYKSANDAYDLGFIEKGKERPNLSGIYDTTILNEVLAEKGLALIDGQTASTTPETSSSSNGTSSGDAIADIVA
- a CDS encoding YncE family protein, whose protein sequence is MKIFFGLLCFIVLLTILTSFPVQDLSVFLNYQQLYRPFLDDTISSSRSSSSNINPTWFTIGSAFGQESGRNFVAGFYTGSYPIGVAINPLTDKVYVANQYSNTVSVYDAKTDKLIKTIPAGTFPYGVDANPYNNRIYVTNRGSDDLTVIDGATDSVIDNIAVGKSPVQVTVDQASSWVYVTNIDSNSVSVIDGITNVVKSTINGIDTPYGIGVNPLSNKIYVSNIANSNLTVIDKDNYDFIKNIEVQKAPVGIDINEERNLIYVANYGSDSVSVINGSDDKVISTLPVGKSPVGLKENPILDKLYVSNIDSNTVSVINESNFEKAKEIKVNPSSIIEREVYPYAIPTNIKFPLIASFVATNPLTNFTYVTNTASNTISLINGKNDESIVRIGFKTQPENSGFIECNGVKNLNQNSTIISTNSEATCNAIPERGYLFDSWSGLVYSTSNPLKFNASEYGNIIANFRPTLSTEQYIFLIGGITGMSSVLLTWFFKGGQRRKFNKFIQITNKAIEDADVGDKKESIIKLENLRRDIFNTYRRGSLTDFQFDFLDKRLINYINKISNL